ATCCCGTCGTTTTTCCCTATGCACACCTTCTATTGGGGAGACTGGCATGCACAATCCGTTTTGGGTGATGAACGTGCTGAGAACATTTCCCCAACGGGCTGGGCACTAGATAGAGGCATGATTTTCACTTCCCATCATGATGCGCCGGTCGCCTTCCCGGATTCGATGAGGGTCTACTCTGCAACAGTTAACCGCATTACACGTAGCGGTCGCATTCTGGGTAAAGATCAGAGAGTTTCTTCAATGACAGCTCTGAAAGCGCAAACCATCTGGTCTGCCTATCAACATTTTGAGGAAGACACTAAAGGCTCGATTGAAGTAGGCAAGGTCGCCGATTTGGTTCTACTTTCAGATAATCCTCTCACCATCGACCCAATGAAACTCGCGAACATTTCTGTTTTAACAACGATTAAGAACGGGAAAATCATTTATACCAAAGCCAACGACAAAACGGCTTTGGAAAGCTGTGCCAGTTCGACCAGATGCCAGAAACTCGCCTCTCATACTATGATGATTGCGGGCCTGATCCCTCATAAGCACTAGGCAAAAAAGTCAGAAAGCTGCAAAAACAGGCTGCCATTAATGTGCAGCCTGTTTCGTTTGGGTATAGGCTTATTGATAGGGGATAAAATAGCCGAGCATGATCCTGAACACTGGTTCCAGTGTTCACACACAGGGGTTTGCTATGCGCTTTACAACGACTTTGGAGAACGGACTTACGTTTCGAAACCTCCTCAATCTTGCACTGGCAGCATCGTCGGTGCTGTTTTCTGTTGTCTTTATTTACTGCATTTATCGACTTTTCCAGACCTATGACTGGGGACAGCCTTTCACCAAGTTTTTGTGTTTCAGTGGACTATTCGCGCTTTGTCTAACCCTTTTCAGGCATCGTCAACAAACTCAGTCCCTCCCCAATTTTCTGTTTATTGGTGAAGCCCTGTTTGCCTCGCTGGTTGTTATTGCCATTTTCTACCGTATGTTAAACGGCTATGGCGATGCCCTTTTCACCGCACCTACTGTAGACATTGGCTATACCACGGAGCACGCAGCGAGACTCTTTTTCCTCCAAGGTGAAAACCCTTACCTCAGTCAGGAAATCAACATCAGGCCAGAGCTCGCTGCCGAACACAGAGGCTTTCATTACGGTCCGGCAATGCTGCTTGGTTATGCACCTTCTGCATTTTTCCCGGGGGTTGGTTACAAAGTCATGAGTATGGTTTTTCTCGCCATTGCAGCTATTTCCATGTGCTTGCTTATCGTCGGCAACATGAAAGATCAAAATCGCTGGCAAGTCCGGAGCACTGTACTTGTCGCTTTAATGCTATTTTTCTTGCCGGAACGTCTTTGGTACGAGGTTTTCCAGGTTGGTGCGAACGACATCTATCCAGTCTCCCTGTTACTTTTGGGAATGGTATTCGCACAGCGGGATAAGTGGCTTTGGGCTGGTATTTTGATGGGATTATCGTTTGCCACCAAGTTCTCCCCTGCCGCTTTCCTGCTCGCCATGTTCCTTCGGAAAGACATCAGAATGATGTTTCTGGCAGGGTGCGTGATTGGTGTAACACCGATGATGGCATTCCTTGCATGGGATTACCAAAGCCTGATGGAGAACGTCTTCTTTCTCCGGTTTGGCCTCAACTATGACTCCACCAGTTTGTACTCCATTACACCACCAGTACTGCACGTACTGTTCCCACTCGCACAACTCAGTGCTTTGGTATATTTGCTGGTAAGAAACTTTGGACGGACGTTATCCACCGAGGAAACCCTCGTCTGCTTCACCTTGCTACTGATCATCATTGAGGTCACCTTCAAGGAGATCCACGCTAATCACCTGATTTGGTTTTATCCTCTGATTGCCTTCATCGTGGCGACTTATCGGCATAAACTGTTTCCGCAACGCTAGGTAGGGTCTGTTGACCCTACCTACTCTTCCTAAAAACAGAAGATCGCGCCTTTTTGGCGCGGTCTTTTTTGTACCCAATCCTACATAATCTGAGTGAATATTTTCCCGGATAGACTTGTCATTCTATTCAACAATATGAGATAACATCGCCCTGTTTTAAGCCAGCAAGCGCTAGCGGTTACGGATACCGCCACCAGATTTAGTCAAAAACTCTCTCCATAGCGCGCTAGAACGAAGACTCTCACTCATTACGGACGATGATGAGAACACAGAGGCTTTATGAATCAACTCATTTCCGTGGGCGCACTCGAATCCTTCCTGATTGCGATTTTCGTACTCTTCCTTGGACACTTTATTAACGCCCGCGTATCCGTATTTAAGAAGTTCAACATCCCTGAGCCCATTGTCGGTGGTTTGGTTGTGGCTGGTGCAATTACTGCACTGCATTTCAATGGTATTGAGCTGGAGTTTCATCTTCCGCTTCAGCACACCTTTATGCTGATGTTCTTTGCAACCGTCGGACTGGCAGCGAACTATACCCAGCTTCTAAAAGGCGGTGCGAAAGTCTTTATTTTCCTTGGTGTTGCATCACTATATATCGTGCTGCAAAACGGCATTGGTATCTCGATGGCGACTGCGCTGGGGCTAGACCCGCTGATGGGTTTGATTGCCGGCTCCATTACCTTATCTGGCGGTCATGGTACTGGTGCCGCTTGGTCTCAGACTTTTCAGGATGTTTATGGCTTGGAGAATGTGCTCGAGATTGCCATGGCATCCGCCACTTTTGGCTTGGTGATGGGCGGCGTTATTGGCAGCCCGGTTGCTCAACGTCTGGTTGAAAAGAATAAACTCAAATCCCAGTACGGCAACACCAACAATACGCATGAGCAATTCCCTGAACTGGTCACGTATAACGAGAATGAGCAGGACAAAGTCACCGCGAAAAAAGTCATCGAAACCCTGTTTGTGTTGTTGATCTGTGTGACAGGCGCAAAGTATCTCGAGCAGTGGGTCAGCAGTTTTGAAATCAGCTGGCTGATGATCCCTGACTTTGTTTATGCCCTATTTATCGGCGTAGTCATTACCAACGTTCTCGAAGTGACTAAAGTAGAAAAGCTGGATGTGGAAACCGTCGATATTTTGGGTACGGTTTCACTGGCACTGTTCCTTGCCATGGCGCTAATGAGCCTGAAGCTTTGGAACATTCTCGACCTGGCGCTGCCATTTCTGGCGATTCTGATAGTGCAGTCATTGATGTTGGCGCTGTTCTCCTACTTCATAACCTACAGAGTGATGGGCAGAAATTATGATGCCGCAGTCATTTCCAGCGGCCATTGCGGTTTTGGCTTAGGCGCAACGCCGACCGCCGTGATGAATATGGGTTCAGTGGTAAACCGGTTTGGCCCTTCACCGCAAGCCTTCATGGTGGTCCCGATTGTGGGCGCGTTCTTTATTGATATCGTCAACCTCATCATTTTACAGACAACGCTGACGTTCATCGGCTAACACAATCCCCGCTTTGGGCGGGGATTTGTCTATTCCTGACTGTCGCACTATTAGAAAAGCAAATTTGCACGACTGTGAATAAGCTTTTTGCATCATTCTTCCAGCGCATTTCGCTATGTCCCATTACCGCAGTTTTGCAATTCAACATTCACGGCTGCTTTATATGCTGAGGGTCGCATTGGTAATGGGATTAATCCTCGTGATTGTCAGACAGTTCAACCTTCCTTATGGTTACTGGGCGCTGATCACCGCGGTCACCATACTCGGTGCAATTCCCTTTGTTGGTGGTGTGGTATCCAAAGCAAACCAGAGAATTTGGGGCACGGTCGCTGGAGCCGCTGTAGGGTTAGCCCTTTTCCTTATCCCTCCGCAATATCATTGGACACATCACCTCGCTTTTTTTGGCCTACTTATCAGCACTATGTACTTCACGCAAGAGAAATACGCTTACGCTGCACTCATGGCAGCGATAACCATAGTGATCGTGGCTGGTGGTGGCCCAGCCGATTTTGAAGCGGCAGGCTGGCGTATTCTCAACGTTGTTTGGTCAGCAGTATTGTCGATTCTCGCCAGTCTTTATGTTTTTCCAGCCAGAGCTACCGATCAATTCATCTACCTACTTGAATCCTTTTGCCATCAATGCGGTCAGTTTTATCATCAACACAATGAAACCATGTCAGACAATACATTTGTCCCACAAAATGCCATTTCGCTGTCTAACCTGATTGAGAAGCAACAAGGCTTACTGCCACATGCCGCGAGAGAATCCGGCCCGTTAAAGCCTGTTTTGGTCTCTATTCTTTCCATAGAAAAACGCATTCATACCGACTTGGAAACCTTGATGAGCACAAACTGGGATAGCCAACAAGGGAAAGAGAAGATCGGCGATCTTGATGGATTGAAAACGGCTAAGGAAGAGTTAGCGTCACAATTTGATGCGCTGAGAGATGGCCTGGTGAACCGTGAAGTCAATATCTTGGATTCAGAATCTTTGCTCCTGATGAGCCTCAAACCCAAACACCAATTGTCTGACGATGATGATGCGAGTGACATCAGTTATTACGGTTATCTTTGGTTGAATCGCGAACTTGCTAGACAGTTGGTGCACCTTACCGTAGCAGGCAAGAAACTTTTCCAGTATCGATAAGTGGAGATCGAAATCAATACTGATAGAAACGAAAAAGGCCGCGGATAATTAAGCGGCCTTTTCTAATGTGGCGGAGAGATAGGGATTTATGCGGTCGCTTCGCGCCCTTCCCTGCGGGCCGTTGCCTATTCGGCTTCGCCGGGCAACGTTGTCTCGCTTCGCTCGGCTGAACCTAGAGTCTAGGGTTCTTCACCCTATATCTTGCGAGGGTTCAGAATGCAAAAAGGCCGCTGATAGTTCAGCGGCCTTTGCTAATGTGGCGGAGAGATAGGGATTTGAACCCTAGATACGCTATTAACGTATGCCGGTTTTCAAGACCGGTGCTTTCAACCACTCAGCCATCTCTCCGTAAGTGCTGCGTATACTAATGTGCAGTTTGCATGGTGTAAACCCATTATTTATGCATTTTAGTTCGAATGCATACATTTAAGCCATCATGTGCATATACCCTTCAGCTCCTGACACATATTCAATCAGTTATCCCTAAATAAGCTTTATATTGAATCTGAAAGTGCATAAACATCTAATCAAACTTGAGACAGTATTCTAGTCACAACTAAACCCTAAAAAACAATCGGGTAATGGCGTTGTTGCCATGTGTTGATTATTCGTTAAACATTTTCACCTCTCATTTACATAAAAACAGCATGTTAGGTGTTGTACTTCTTCACATTTTCTCCCAAAAAATGTCTCATTTCTTCGAAGATCAATGCCTAGATCACACCTCTAAACTGTTCAATTTGCGCCCATGTTTTCAACCCCTATACTAAATTTTGTTAACTATGTGTTAATAAAACTTCGAAATGGTTTTACGAGGTTCACATCATTTTTAGGCTGCTTGCCTCTTATGAGCCTTGTCCATGAGTAACAAACCAGTAATAACCAATAAAGGATTGATAGGTATGGTTAATAAAAAGTCGACACTCGGGCTCGCAGTGCTCTCAGCTCTACTGCTTGCAGGCTGTGATAGCGGTGGTAACAGCGCTGAAAGTCAGAAACAAATCGACGACCTTCAAAAGCAGGTAGCTTCGCTCGAGAAGCAACTGTCTGAAGCAAAAGCGAGCACTGCACAGGCACCTGCTCCTTCTGCCCAAGGTGAAAATACTCTGGAGAAAGTGAAGAAAGCAGGCGTTATTAGCTGTGGTGTGAGCACCGGTCTTCCAGGCTTCTCTAACCCTAACGCTAACGGCGAGTGGGAAGGTATTGATGTTGAGTTCTGTCAGGCAATGGCTGCTGCAGTACTTGGCGACAAGAGTAAAGTTAAATTCGTTCCCCTGACAGCGAAAGAGCGTTTCACCGCGCTGCAATCTGGTGAAATCGACTTACTTTCCCGTAACACCACCTGGACACTGCAACGTGACGGTACTCTGGGCTTGAACTTTGTTGGCGTTAACTACTATGACGGCCAGGGCTTCATGGTGAAAAAAGATTTGGGCGTGAAGAGCGCTCTGGAGCTTGATGGAGCGTCGGTATGTGTTCAATCGGGTACAACGACAGAGCTTAATCTATCTGACTACTTCCGCTCTAACGGCATGTCTTTCAAACCAGTGGTTTACGATACGTACGATGCAACTGTAAAAGGCTTTGAGTCAGGCCGCTGTGATACACTCACTACTGACCAATCTGGTCTGTATGCATCACGCATCAAGCTGGCTGATCCAGCCAGTGCTGTTGTACTGCCAGAAATCATCTCTAAAGAGCCTCTGGGTCCTGTTGTTCGTCAAGGTGATGACAACTGGTTCAACATTGCTAAATGGACCTTGAACACCATGATCAATGGTGAAGAATTCAACATCACTTCTGCAAATGTCGATGAGATGGTGAACTCTAAAGATCCAAACATTCGCCGTATCCTGGGCCAAGACGGTCCTAAAGGTAAAGGTCTCGGCCTGAATGATGACTGGGGTTACCAAGTAATCAAACAGGTAGGTAACTACAACGAGAGCTTCCAGCGCACTGTCGGCTCTGACTCTCCACTGCAAATCTCACGTGGTGTGAATGCGCTTTGGAGTGACGGCGGCATCCTGTATGCGCCACCTATCCGCTAATAAGTCGTTCGTTTAATAAACGCATGCTGGGGCACAGGATTCTGTGCCCCATAATTAACGTTATAAGGATAGAGGTGCAGATGTATGGCATCTAAAGATAATGCGCTGAACTCAGGATCCGTCGCACGACCTGAGAAGAAGCAAAGCATCATTTACAATCCGACCTTCCGCTCTGTCGTATTCCAAGCTGTAGCTATTATCGCGCTGGTGTTTTTTGTCTACACCATCGTCAACAATGCCCTGACCAATCTTGAGTCACGTGGTATTGCTACAGGGTTTGATTTTTTGACACAGGAAGCGGGATTTGGGATTGGTTTGACGCTGATTGAGTACGATGAAACGTATTCTTATGGCCGAACCTTTTTCGTTGGCCTGTTAAATACCGCGTTGGTCTCCGTGCTCGGTATCGTCTTTGCAACTATCATCGGTTTTCTGATGGGTATCGCGAGACTATCGAACAACTGGCTGCTAAGCCGTTTTGCTGCGGTTTATATTGAAATTTTCCGAAATATCCCGTTGCTTCTTCAAATTTTCTTCTGGTATTTCGCGGTTCTTCAAGCTCTGCCATCCCCAAGAGAAAGTATCAGTATTGGTGAATCCTTCTTCCTTAACGTGCGAGGTATGTTCTTTACCCGTCCCGTCTTTGAGGAAGGTTCCACCATCATCTTTGTTGCGTTAGCTGCTGCGCTGGTTTTCAGCTTTGTGCTGGCCAAATGGGCAAAACGCAAACAGGAAACAACAGGTGAACAAACGCCGGTATTTACCATTTCATTGGCAGCCATCATAGGATTACCGCTGATAGCGTTCTTCGTTGCGGGTATGCCGGTATCACTGGAATACCCAGAGCTGAAAGGGTTTAACTTCCGCGGAGGGATTTCCATTATCCCTGAGTTAGCGGCGTTAACACTCGCATTGTCTATTTACACGGCCTCTTTTATTGCAGAGATCGTGCGCTCCGGTATTAATGCTGTGAGCCATGGACAAACAGAAGCAGCGATGGCATTGGGCTTACCGCGCGGTAAAACACTGCGATTGGTTATTATCCCGCAAGCAATGCGCATCATCATCCCACCTCTGACCAGCCAATACCTGAACCTGACAAAGAACTCATCACTAGCGATGGCTATCGGTTATCCGGATCTGGTGTCAGTGTTTGCGGGTACGACCTTGAATCAAACGGGTCAGGCTATCGAGATTATCGCTATGACGATGGGGGTTTATCTAACTCTCAGCCTACTAACGTCCTTGCTTATGAATATTTACAACGCCAAGATGGCACTGGTTGAGAGGTAACCCATGACAAGAAAACATGAGTTTCAACCTGATCTGCCACCACCACCTAATACGGTAGGTGCGGTCGGTTGGCTGAGAAAAAATCTCTTCTCTAGCCCGCTGAATTCAGTGATGACAGTCGTGCTGGCCTATATCGCCATCATGGCGCTATGGTCTGTGTTCGACTGGGCGTTCTTGAATTCAGACTGGGTTGGCACAACGAGGGAAGACTGTACAAGTGATGGCGCTTGTTGGGTATTCATTAATGTTCGCTTTGAGCAGTTCATGTTCGGGTTCTACCCGAGTGAAGAACTCTGGCGTCCTAAACTCTTCTACGCGATTCTGGCTATTTTCACGGCACTGCTGATATACGAAAAAACGCCAAAACGCGGTTGGATTCTGCTGCTGTTCTTGGTGGCATTCCCCATCATGGCGGTCTTCCTGCTGTTTGGTGATGTTGCTGGTCTGCCTAAAGTGGAAACGCACCTTTGGGGTGGCTTATTGATCACCATGATCATTGCCATTGTGGGTATCGTGATTTCACTGCCTATCGGTATTGTGCTGGCACTGGGCCGACGTTCAGAAATGCCTATCATCCGAAGCCTGTCTACCGTCTATATCGAGGCATGGCGTGGTGTTCCGCTGATCACCGTTCTGTTTATGGCGTCGGTGATGTTGCCGCTGTTCATGTCAGGTGAATCGGAAACCAACAAGTTAGTGCGCGCACTGATTGGTGTGGTCATGTTTGCTTCGGCATACATGGCAGAGGTAGTACGTGGTGGCCTTCAGGCAATTCCAAAGGGCCAGTATGAAGCCGCTGACGCCCTCGGACTCACATACTGGAAGAAGATGAATCTCATCATCCTTCCTCAGGCGCTCAAAATCACGATTCCATCCATCGTAAATACCTTTATCGGTCTGTTTAAAGACACCAGTCTGGTTCTGATTATCGGTATGTTTGATGTACTAGGTGTCGGCCAAGCCGCCAATACCGACCCGAACTGGCTCGGTTTCGCAACAGAAAGCTACGTGTTCGTTGCTCTCGTTTTCTGGATCTTCTGTTTCGGCATGTCGCGCTACAGTATCTATCTGGAAAACAAGCTTCATACCGGTCACAAGCGATAAAGAACAAGGATTGTATTTATGAGTCAACAAGACGCCCCTGTTATCAAACTGACTGATATGAACAAATGGTACGGTCAGTTCCATGTACTGAAAAACATCAACCTGTCGGTCGCGAAAGGTGAGAAAATCGTTATTTGTGGTCCTTCAGGCTCAGGTAAATCCACCATGATTCGATGCATCAACCGTCTTGAAGAGCATCAACAAGGCTCGATCGTTGTTGCAGGCACAGAATTGACGGACGATTTGAAAAACATCGAAGCGGTGCGTAAAGAAGTCGGAATGTGTTTCCAACACTTCAACCTCTTTCCTCACCTAACGGTTCTGGAAAACTGTACCCTTGCCCCTATTTGGGTGAAGAAGATGCCGAAAGACGAAGCAGAAGCGATCGCCATGAAGTATCTCGAGCGTGTAAAAATTCCAGAGCAGGCTGACAAATACCCAGGTCAATTGTCTGGTGGTCAGCAGCAGCGTGTGGCGATTGCCCGTTCACTGTGCATGAACCCTAACGTCATGCTATTTGATGAGCCAACTTCGGCTCTCGATCCAGAAATGGTTCGTGAGGTGCTGGATGTCATGGTTGAGCTGGCAGAAGAAGGCATGACCATGCTGTGTGTGACGCACGAAATGGGCTTTGCGAAAGAAGTAGCTGACCGTGTGATCTTTATGGATGCTGGTGAAATTATTGAAGAAAACGTTCCAGAGGAGTTCTTCAACAACCCTCAATCGGACCGAACTCAACTTTTCCTCAGTCAAATCCTGCATCACTAATTGTTAATAAAAAGCCGCTACACTTACTGGGTGCAGCGGCTTATTAACATCTATTTACAAACTCGAATGCGACCGTATGGCACGATACTTTAGTATTTTCAGAGGCTAAGCCGCATTATTATCATTTGTGCGACAATTGTGACTTGAAAAATTAAGCCGAAGACGCCATTAATGTCGTAATAGATACTATATGTACCCCATTGGGAGAAACCTATGAACGAACGTTTTGTTTCAGCCAGTCAAACACAAGAGAGTGCGTTGGCGACAAACAAAGTACTGCGTAACACCTACTTTCTGTTGTCACTGACTCTGGTATGGGCGGCTCTCGTAGCCGGCGTATCAATGGCTGCTAACCTACCTTACCCAGGTATCATCATCACTCTGGTTGGTTTCTACGGTCTGCTGTTCTTGACTGAAAAGAACAAGAACAACTCAATGGGCCTGGTGTTTACCTTCTTGTTCACCGGGTTCACCGGTTACACTCTCGGCCCTATTTTAAACATGTATGTAGGTGCTGGTATGGGCTGGGCAATTGCTCCGGCACTGGGTGGCACAGCACTAACCTTCATGGCGTGTTCAGCCTACGCACTAACTACCAAGCGTGACCTTTCGTTCCTGAACGGTATGCTGCTGGCTGGTTTCGTTGTGCTGGTAGTGGGTATGATTGCAAACATCTTCCTGCAAATGCCAATGCTGTCTGTCGCAATCAGCGGTATCTTCGTGCTGTTCTCAACAGGTGTTATCTTGTTGACCACTCAGTCTATCGTTCGTGGTGGTGAGACTAACTACATCTCCGCGACAATCAGCCTGTACGTGTCTATCTACAACCTGTTCCTGAGCCTGCTGCAACTGCTTGGCATTTTCGGTGGCGACGATTAACCGAACATATTGATTTGAAAAAGCTCCTTCGGGAGCTTTTTTTGTTTCTGTTTAGGTATTATCCTTTGCGCGTTCGAAATACGAGGTTATCCATGTTGGAATTAAACGGTAAACAAATCGAGACCGATGCTCAGGGTTACCTGAAAAACTTTGCTGATTGGCATGAAGAGTTAGTTCCGATGCTGGCTGAACAGGAAAACATCGAGTTGACTGAGGCGCATTGGGAAGTGGTCTACTTCGTGCAGGACTTTTATAAAGAGTTCAACACCTCCCCTGCCATTCGCCTCCTGGTGAAGTCGATGGAACAAAAGTATGGCCCGGAAAAAGGTAACAGCCGTTACTTGTATAAGTTGTTCCCTAAAGGTCCAGCAAAGCAAGCGACCAAGCTAGCGGGTTTGCCAAAGCCAGTAAAATGTATTTAAAAAAGGAGCCTTTGGCTCCTTTTTGCGTTTCCAATGTCTGCTATTGAATAGAGAAGCCATCAATCGCCTGCCAATCAACATACTCACGTATCAAATTCGTAACGTTTGCTGTCGGTGGTCCCTTGTCCAGCCAAGTTAACAAAGCCTCAACATTCTTCTCGTCACCGCACATTAAAACAGTCACAGTACCGTCGGTTTCGTTTCTCGCATAACCACTCAGTGACAACTTCAAGCCTTCGTGAGCCGTGTGAAACCTGAACCCAACGCCCTGAACTCGACCAGAGACGGTTGCCTTGACGCATATTTGTGACATTTATCACCATTCCTGTATTAGTGTTGTGCATATGTAACGGTGTAATATTCCATACGGTATATATGCACGTGCTCACATTTATTGGGGGAGCTAACATCATGAAAGAAACTCCATTCCGCTGGATCGATCAGTACCTGATCAAACTCAGTCTGAAAGAAAAATTCTACGCACTTTATGTTTTCATTTTTGCTCTTGCTATCGCAACGGGTTCAATTTTTTATTCTGCTTCTCAAGCTCAAGTTGCACAGGTACAAGAAAAACATAGTGCAGCATTAACCGCCGTGTTGTCTCACTACGACATCAGTGCCAACGAAGCCGCAAGTGTTCTAGCGCAAAATGGTATCAAGCAAACATCTGCCTACGGCGCGCCAGCGGCTTACGAACCGACTTACACAGATGGTTTCTGGGCGCAAATCAGCGCAACCTCTTGGGTGGTGATGCTTGCTTTGTTTGTTCTGGGTCTGATGACACTGCATTACGTATCGAGCTTTATTGGCGGTGCCATGTATACCATGAACCACGCCCTTCAGCGCATGCTGGATGGAGACCTGACAAGCCGAATGAACTTTTTCCCAGTTCGCGACGAATTCAGTGTGA
The nucleotide sequence above comes from Grimontia kaedaensis. Encoded proteins:
- the gltS gene encoding sodium/glutamate symporter produces the protein MNQLISVGALESFLIAIFVLFLGHFINARVSVFKKFNIPEPIVGGLVVAGAITALHFNGIELEFHLPLQHTFMLMFFATVGLAANYTQLLKGGAKVFIFLGVASLYIVLQNGIGISMATALGLDPLMGLIAGSITLSGGHGTGAAWSQTFQDVYGLENVLEIAMASATFGLVMGGVIGSPVAQRLVEKNKLKSQYGNTNNTHEQFPELVTYNENEQDKVTAKKVIETLFVLLICVTGAKYLEQWVSSFEISWLMIPDFVYALFIGVVITNVLEVTKVEKLDVETVDILGTVSLALFLAMALMSLKLWNILDLALPFLAILIVQSLMLALFSYFITYRVMGRNYDAAVISSGHCGFGLGATPTAVMNMGSVVNRFGPSPQAFMVVPIVGAFFIDIVNLIILQTTLTFIG
- a CDS encoding amino acid ABC transporter permease, whose amino-acid sequence is MASKDNALNSGSVARPEKKQSIIYNPTFRSVVFQAVAIIALVFFVYTIVNNALTNLESRGIATGFDFLTQEAGFGIGLTLIEYDETYSYGRTFFVGLLNTALVSVLGIVFATIIGFLMGIARLSNNWLLSRFAAVYIEIFRNIPLLLQIFFWYFAVLQALPSPRESISIGESFFLNVRGMFFTRPVFEEGSTIIFVALAAALVFSFVLAKWAKRKQETTGEQTPVFTISLAAIIGLPLIAFFVAGMPVSLEYPELKGFNFRGGISIIPELAALTLALSIYTASFIAEIVRSGINAVSHGQTEAAMALGLPRGKTLRLVIIPQAMRIIIPPLTSQYLNLTKNSSLAMAIGYPDLVSVFAGTTLNQTGQAIEIIAMTMGVYLTLSLLTSLLMNIYNAKMALVER
- a CDS encoding TusE/DsrC/DsvC family sulfur relay protein gives rise to the protein MLELNGKQIETDAQGYLKNFADWHEELVPMLAEQENIELTEAHWEVVYFVQDFYKEFNTSPAIRLLVKSMEQKYGPEKGNSRYLYKLFPKGPAKQATKLAGLPKPVKCI
- a CDS encoding amino acid ABC transporter ATP-binding protein; this encodes MSQQDAPVIKLTDMNKWYGQFHVLKNINLSVAKGEKIVICGPSGSGKSTMIRCINRLEEHQQGSIVVAGTELTDDLKNIEAVRKEVGMCFQHFNLFPHLTVLENCTLAPIWVKKMPKDEAEAIAMKYLERVKIPEQADKYPGQLSGGQQQRVAIARSLCMNPNVMLFDEPTSALDPEMVREVLDVMVELAEEGMTMLCVTHEMGFAKEVADRVIFMDAGEIIEENVPEEFFNNPQSDRTQLFLSQILHH
- a CDS encoding glycosyltransferase family 87 protein; the encoded protein is MRFTTTLENGLTFRNLLNLALAASSVLFSVVFIYCIYRLFQTYDWGQPFTKFLCFSGLFALCLTLFRHRQQTQSLPNFLFIGEALFASLVVIAIFYRMLNGYGDALFTAPTVDIGYTTEHAARLFFLQGENPYLSQEINIRPELAAEHRGFHYGPAMLLGYAPSAFFPGVGYKVMSMVFLAIAAISMCLLIVGNMKDQNRWQVRSTVLVALMLFFLPERLWYEVFQVGANDIYPVSLLLLGMVFAQRDKWLWAGILMGLSFATKFSPAAFLLAMFLRKDIRMMFLAGCVIGVTPMMAFLAWDYQSLMENVFFLRFGLNYDSTSLYSITPPVLHVLFPLAQLSALVYLLVRNFGRTLSTEETLVCFTLLLIIIEVTFKEIHANHLIWFYPLIAFIVATYRHKLFPQR
- the yccX gene encoding acylphosphatase — its product is MSQICVKATVSGRVQGVGFRFHTAHEGLKLSLSGYARNETDGTVTVLMCGDEKNVEALLTWLDKGPPTANVTNLIREYVDWQAIDGFSIQ
- a CDS encoding Bax inhibitor-1/YccA family protein; translation: MNERFVSASQTQESALATNKVLRNTYFLLSLTLVWAALVAGVSMAANLPYPGIIITLVGFYGLLFLTEKNKNNSMGLVFTFLFTGFTGYTLGPILNMYVGAGMGWAIAPALGGTALTFMACSAYALTTKRDLSFLNGMLLAGFVVLVVGMIANIFLQMPMLSVAISGIFVLFSTGVILLTTQSIVRGGETNYISATISLYVSIYNLFLSLLQLLGIFGGDD
- a CDS encoding amino acid ABC transporter permease encodes the protein MTRKHEFQPDLPPPPNTVGAVGWLRKNLFSSPLNSVMTVVLAYIAIMALWSVFDWAFLNSDWVGTTREDCTSDGACWVFINVRFEQFMFGFYPSEELWRPKLFYAILAIFTALLIYEKTPKRGWILLLFLVAFPIMAVFLLFGDVAGLPKVETHLWGGLLITMIIAIVGIVISLPIGIVLALGRRSEMPIIRSLSTVYIEAWRGVPLITVLFMASVMLPLFMSGESETNKLVRALIGVVMFASAYMAEVVRGGLQAIPKGQYEAADALGLTYWKKMNLIILPQALKITIPSIVNTFIGLFKDTSLVLIIGMFDVLGVGQAANTDPNWLGFATESYVFVALVFWIFCFGMSRYSIYLENKLHTGHKR
- a CDS encoding FUSC family protein — protein: MLRVALVMGLILVIVRQFNLPYGYWALITAVTILGAIPFVGGVVSKANQRIWGTVAGAAVGLALFLIPPQYHWTHHLAFFGLLISTMYFTQEKYAYAALMAAITIVIVAGGGPADFEAAGWRILNVVWSAVLSILASLYVFPARATDQFIYLLESFCHQCGQFYHQHNETMSDNTFVPQNAISLSNLIEKQQGLLPHAARESGPLKPVLVSILSIEKRIHTDLETLMSTNWDSQQGKEKIGDLDGLKTAKEELASQFDALRDGLVNREVNILDSESLLLMSLKPKHQLSDDDDASDISYYGYLWLNRELARQLVHLTVAGKKLFQYR
- a CDS encoding amino acid ABC transporter substrate-binding protein produces the protein MVNKKSTLGLAVLSALLLAGCDSGGNSAESQKQIDDLQKQVASLEKQLSEAKASTAQAPAPSAQGENTLEKVKKAGVISCGVSTGLPGFSNPNANGEWEGIDVEFCQAMAAAVLGDKSKVKFVPLTAKERFTALQSGEIDLLSRNTTWTLQRDGTLGLNFVGVNYYDGQGFMVKKDLGVKSALELDGASVCVQSGTTTELNLSDYFRSNGMSFKPVVYDTYDATVKGFESGRCDTLTTDQSGLYASRIKLADPASAVVLPEIISKEPLGPVVRQGDDNWFNIAKWTLNTMINGEEFNITSANVDEMVNSKDPNIRRILGQDGPKGKGLGLNDDWGYQVIKQVGNYNESFQRTVGSDSPLQISRGVNALWSDGGILYAPPIR